The following coding sequences lie in one Sedimentibacter sp. MB35-C1 genomic window:
- a CDS encoding DUF4320 family protein, protein MLRRTKYILKNRRAEGYIDICILVICAMLIIALAVRVFPVYIQKQQTDTFAIELIREAEIAGRVGTETTRREQMLSEKTGLYPTVTWSKTGKIQLNEEIRVTVTYQANIGLFSGFGSFPITLRSDAAGKSEVYWK, encoded by the coding sequence ATGCTTAGAAGAACTAAATACATTCTAAAAAACAGACGAGCCGAAGGGTACATTGATATCTGCATTCTAGTAATCTGTGCCATGCTAATTATAGCCCTTGCAGTGAGGGTCTTTCCTGTCTATATCCAAAAACAGCAGACAGATACCTTCGCAATAGAGCTGATTCGAGAAGCAGAAATAGCAGGCCGTGTAGGTACTGAAACCACCCGCCGTGAGCAGATGCTATCTGAAAAAACCGGGCTTTATCCTACCGTTACATGGTCAAAGACAGGTAAGATACAGTTAAATGAGGAAATAAGGGTAACAGTTACCTATCAGGCAAATATCGGGTTGTTTTCAGGCTTTGGCTCCTTTCCCATTACCCTGCGTTCAGATGCGGCAGGAAAATCAGAAGTCTATTGGAAGTAG
- a CDS encoding secretion protein F: MTIYILLFGVLLGLGLFFIAADLLKLPTLATEKAMMLAGKQAKSKPKTIDTLLHSAAVKLSKYIPMDEYKKSRMANVLSAAGFSETPELFTVMAIVKSAAVALAVIPCLVVLPLIAPIVLFLAVLIYFKEIRKADEALSVKRNKIEQELPRFVATITQELKASRDVLSMLESFKKNAGEDFAAELDILTADMRSSSYEAALTRFEARFNSPMLSDITRGLIGVLRGDDSAMYFQMLSHDMKQLELQRLKAQAMKIPPKIRVFSFVMLMCFLMTYMAIIIYEIIHSLGGMF; the protein is encoded by the coding sequence ATGACAATCTATATACTTTTATTCGGAGTTCTCCTTGGATTAGGACTCTTTTTTATTGCTGCCGACCTGCTAAAACTGCCTACCCTTGCTACGGAAAAGGCAATGATGTTGGCAGGAAAACAAGCAAAATCCAAGCCTAAAACCATTGATACTTTGCTGCATTCAGCAGCGGTAAAGCTGTCAAAATATATCCCAATGGATGAGTATAAAAAAAGCCGCATGGCTAATGTGCTGTCAGCTGCAGGTTTTTCGGAAACACCGGAACTCTTTACAGTAATGGCTATTGTTAAATCTGCAGCTGTTGCCTTGGCGGTTATTCCCTGCCTTGTGGTGCTGCCCCTTATAGCTCCTATCGTATTGTTTCTTGCCGTTCTTATCTATTTTAAGGAGATTCGCAAGGCAGATGAGGCACTGTCTGTAAAAAGAAACAAGATTGAGCAGGAACTTCCAAGGTTTGTGGCGACCATCACCCAGGAACTAAAAGCCAGCCGGGATGTACTGTCTATGCTGGAAAGCTTCAAGAAAAATGCAGGAGAGGACTTTGCCGCTGAGCTTGATATTTTAACTGCCGATATGCGTTCGTCTTCTTATGAAGCCGCTCTCACACGCTTTGAAGCAAGGTTTAATTCTCCCATGCTATCAGACATTACCCGCGGTCTTATTGGAGTGCTGCGAGGGGATGACAGTGCCATGTATTTTCAAATGCTCTCCCATGATATGAAACAGCTGGAACTGCAAAGGTTAAAAGCACAGGCTATGAAGATACCGCCTAAAATCCGTGTATTTTCCTTCGTTATGCTCATGTGCTTTCTGATGACATATATGGCAATTATTATCTATGAAATTATCCATTCCCTTGGCGGGATGTTTTAG
- a CDS encoding type II secretion system F family protein, with protein sequence MITILLVACIGMIAGFFILLNLSPMEFTDSVFAKLTDKPRSLRDEINESTRRKKKSYLRREIAEVQSILKVTGRTAKFPMICGAALLFFCIGASIAIMMGNIFLVPVMAVGCMFLPLWWVKLTAGHFKKDIAAELETALSIITTAYLRNEDILTAVEENIPYLNQPVLNVFRGFVSSVKLINPDVTAVLLDLKEQIDNAVFQEWCDAIIACQHDRSLKTTLTPIVTKLSDMRVVNGELENMVFEPRKEFIIMQLLVVGNIPLLYFLNKDWYHTLMHTPLGQIILTICAAVIFISMAFVIKLTQPIEYRR encoded by the coding sequence ATGATAACCATTTTGCTTGTTGCCTGTATCGGAATGATTGCAGGTTTTTTTATTTTGTTAAACCTATCACCTATGGAGTTCACAGACTCGGTATTTGCAAAACTTACTGATAAGCCCAGATCCCTCCGTGATGAGATCAATGAAAGTACCCGCCGTAAAAAGAAATCCTATCTTCGCCGGGAGATTGCTGAAGTACAGAGCATTCTCAAAGTAACCGGGAGAACGGCAAAGTTTCCTATGATTTGCGGGGCTGCCTTGCTGTTCTTTTGCATTGGTGCATCTATCGCTATCATGATGGGGAATATCTTTTTAGTCCCTGTTATGGCTGTAGGATGTATGTTTTTGCCCCTTTGGTGGGTAAAGCTTACGGCTGGCCATTTCAAAAAGGATATTGCAGCAGAGCTTGAAACAGCCCTTAGTATTATTACTACTGCCTATCTTAGAAATGAGGATATCCTAACGGCGGTGGAGGAAAATATTCCTTATCTTAATCAGCCGGTACTAAATGTTTTTCGCGGATTTGTATCAAGTGTTAAGCTAATAAATCCTGATGTGACAGCCGTTCTACTCGATCTAAAGGAACAAATAGATAACGCCGTGTTTCAGGAATGGTGCGATGCAATCATTGCCTGCCAGCATGATAGGAGTCTGAAAACAACTCTAACACCCATTGTGACTAAGCTCAGCGATATGCGTGTAGTAAACGGTGAGCTGGAGAATATGGTGTTTGAACCTCGAAAGGAATTTATCATCATGCAGCTTTTGGTAGTGGGAAACATTCCCCTCTTATATTTCCTGAACAAAGACTGGTATCATACCTTGATGCACACTCCCCTGGGACAAATCATTTTGACTATCTGTGCCGCAGTGATTTTTATTTCTATGGCCTTTGTAATTAAACTGACTCAGCCTATTGAATACAGGAGGTAG
- a CDS encoding type II/IV secretion system ATPase subunit, translating into MSAKNKNLIATREEQRQSENDLIDLKGISRAHALFFAPESEGKDFSTVLSDVQEYISENYSTLITGNRSDAKVQMKRYITKYLQDNRISVNGISGDALADALYTEMAEFGFLTKYIFGTGIEEIDINSWRDIEVQYSDGRTVKLTERFDSPEHAVNVIRRMLHISGMVLDNASPIVLGHLSKNIRIAVLKSPIVDEDVGVAASIRIVNPQSMQKMDFVNSGTATEPMLDFLSLCVRYGISVCVAGATSSGKTTVAGWILTTIPDNKRIYTIENGSRELALVREKDGKVTNSVIHTLTRDSDNERQRVDQIALLDMALRFNPDIVVVGEMRGAEANAAQEAARTGVAVLTTIHSNSCEATYRRMVSLCKRAVDMSDATLMDYVTEAYPIVVFCKQLENKQRRMMEIQECEILPDGTRHFRPLFQYVIEENRMEEGNFIIEGHHKQVNTISESLAKRLLENGMPQPIIIALREGVKTA; encoded by the coding sequence ATGTCTGCTAAAAATAAAAATCTTATTGCTACCAGAGAAGAACAAAGACAATCTGAAAATGATCTCATTGATTTAAAAGGCATATCCCGAGCTCATGCACTATTCTTTGCACCGGAAAGCGAGGGCAAGGATTTTTCTACGGTATTAAGTGATGTACAGGAATATATTTCGGAAAATTATAGCACTCTCATTACAGGTAATCGCTCCGATGCCAAGGTACAGATGAAACGATATATAACCAAATATCTGCAGGATAACCGTATATCAGTAAACGGTATAAGCGGAGATGCCCTTGCTGATGCACTCTATACTGAAATGGCTGAGTTTGGTTTTTTAACTAAATATATCTTCGGTACAGGCATTGAAGAAATCGACATCAACAGCTGGAGAGATATCGAAGTGCAATACAGCGATGGCCGCACCGTAAAACTTACAGAACGCTTTGACAGTCCTGAACATGCAGTCAATGTGATTCGCCGCATGCTTCATATCAGCGGTATGGTGTTGGACAACGCAAGCCCTATTGTACTGGGGCATCTATCTAAAAATATTCGTATCGCAGTATTAAAAAGTCCTATTGTGGATGAGGATGTCGGTGTAGCAGCATCTATCCGTATAGTAAATCCTCAGTCAATGCAAAAGATGGATTTTGTAAATAGCGGCACCGCTACTGAACCCATGCTGGACTTTTTATCCCTATGTGTCCGCTATGGTATTTCCGTGTGTGTGGCAGGGGCTACCTCCAGTGGCAAAACCACTGTTGCCGGGTGGATACTTACAACCATTCCGGACAACAAACGTATCTACACCATTGAAAATGGCTCCCGTGAGCTTGCCTTGGTGAGGGAAAAGGATGGTAAAGTGACAAATTCAGTCATTCATACCCTTACCCGTGATTCCGATAATGAGCGCCAGCGTGTGGATCAAATTGCTCTTTTAGATATGGCTCTTCGTTTTAACCCTGATATTGTGGTAGTCGGTGAGATGCGCGGGGCTGAAGCTAATGCCGCTCAAGAAGCAGCAAGGACAGGTGTAGCTGTGCTTACCACCATCCACTCCAACTCCTGTGAGGCAACCTATCGCCGTATGGTATCCCTATGTAAGCGTGCCGTAGATATGAGCGATGCCACTCTTATGGATTATGTGACAGAAGCATATCCAATCGTAGTATTTTGCAAGCAGCTGGAAAATAAGCAGCGCCGAATGATGGAAATACAGGAATGTGAAATTCTGCCTGACGGAACAAGGCATTTTCGTCCGCTGTTTCAGTATGTTATAGAGGAAAACCGTATGGAGGAAGGTAATTTCATCATTGAAGGACACCATAAACAGGTGAATACTATTTCAGAGAGTCTAGCTAAAAGGCTTCTGGAAAATGGTATGCCCCAGCCAATCATCATTGCTTTAAGGGAGGGGGTAAAAACTGCATGA
- a CDS encoding ParA family protein has protein sequence MNFKKKGIFSRSVRSEEPAAEEVLQGGILAVWGSPGSGKTVTAVKIAKYLADKKKNVVLLLCDMTAPMLPCICPPSEIESEHSLGSVLAATHVTEPLIKHNLVTLKKNSYLTILAMKKGENEYTYPPYSEVQAKELLCELRRVAPFIVVDCSSYIANDILSALALMEADSVLRLTNADLKSISYLSSQLTLLRDSKWDADKQYKVSSNVKPQQAQDQTVHALGSSAFTLNYSQELEQQYLAGSLLADLSLKDSRQFRKEIEKIVKEVF, from the coding sequence ATGAACTTTAAAAAGAAAGGCATCTTTTCCCGCTCTGTACGGAGTGAGGAACCGGCTGCTGAAGAAGTATTGCAAGGGGGCATCCTTGCAGTTTGGGGCAGTCCGGGCAGCGGCAAAACCGTGACTGCCGTAAAAATTGCAAAATATCTTGCAGATAAAAAGAAAAATGTGGTGCTACTGCTATGCGATATGACTGCTCCGATGCTGCCTTGTATCTGTCCGCCCTCTGAGATTGAAAGCGAGCATTCTCTTGGCAGTGTCCTTGCCGCTACCCATGTGACAGAGCCTTTAATAAAGCACAATCTTGTGACACTAAAAAAGAACAGCTATCTCACAATTTTAGCCATGAAAAAAGGCGAAAATGAATATACCTACCCGCCTTATTCAGAGGTGCAGGCAAAAGAACTTCTTTGTGAACTTAGAAGAGTCGCTCCTTTTATTGTGGTGGATTGCAGCAGTTATATCGCTAATGACATCCTTTCAGCATTAGCGCTGATGGAAGCTGATAGTGTCCTGCGTCTTACCAATGCAGATTTAAAATCCATTAGCTATCTATCAAGCCAGCTGACCCTTCTTCGTGACAGCAAATGGGATGCAGATAAGCAATATAAGGTTTCTTCTAACGTGAAGCCGCAGCAGGCACAGGATCAGACAGTGCATGCACTGGGGTCTTCTGCTTTTACCCTTAATTATTCACAGGAATTGGAACAGCAATATCTTGCAGGGAGTCTGCTTGCAGATTTATCCCTTAAGGATAGCCGCCAGTTTAGAAAAGAAATTGAAAAAATCGTCAAGGAGGTGTTTTGA
- a CDS encoding Flp pilus assembly protein CpaB — protein sequence MNLLKNRTVLGVICILLSLLICFGVTPLFNKTVSHKTEIVRVTKEIKAGDEITKDMVQIAEVGGFGLPENVIRQKDTVIGKYAKADLSIGDYILNTKLSDIPAAENAYLYNLDGSKQAMSVTIKNFANGLSGKLQSGDIVSIIAPDYKKQGSTVIPAELKYVEIISVTAPSGYDANTGEIKSNDDERELPSTVTLLVSSEQSKVLAELEADGKLHLSLVYRGTPANTAKFIEVQDEINEALYPTEKKNDTEEQKSADLESKPEQPVKNEVTE from the coding sequence ATGAATTTACTGAAAAACCGCACCGTGCTGGGCGTAATCTGTATTTTACTGTCTTTGCTCATCTGTTTCGGTGTGACACCGCTGTTTAATAAAACAGTCAGTCATAAAACTGAAATTGTTAGGGTGACAAAGGAGATTAAAGCCGGTGATGAGATAACCAAGGATATGGTGCAGATTGCCGAAGTCGGCGGATTTGGCCTACCCGAGAATGTTATCAGGCAAAAAGATACCGTGATAGGGAAATACGCAAAAGCGGATCTTTCTATCGGTGATTATATTCTAAATACCAAGCTGTCCGATATACCGGCTGCTGAAAATGCTTATCTTTATAATTTAGATGGGAGTAAGCAGGCCATGTCTGTTACCATTAAAAACTTTGCAAACGGCCTGTCAGGTAAACTGCAAAGCGGAGATATAGTGTCTATTATTGCTCCTGATTACAAAAAGCAGGGATCAACTGTTATCCCTGCGGAACTTAAATATGTAGAAATTATCAGCGTAACTGCTCCCAGCGGCTATGATGCCAATACAGGAGAAATAAAGTCTAATGATGATGAAAGGGAGCTACCTTCTACGGTAACCTTGCTTGTATCTTCTGAACAAAGCAAGGTACTGGCAGAACTTGAGGCAGACGGAAAACTTCACCTCTCTCTTGTGTACCGTGGTACACCAGCAAACACTGCCAAGTTTATTGAAGTACAGGATGAAATTAACGAGGCCTTGTATCCCACGGAAAAAAAGAATGATACAGAGGAACAGAAATCGGCAGATTTGGAATCAAAGCCTGAACAGCCTGTTAAGAATGAGGTGACTGAATAA
- a CDS encoding A24 family peptidase, translated as MQANGILQGVLFCSLLIAAAGWDLKKRMIPDSICILIFLTGLINFSPVNFLGALLSIPFFIVAWIDEKHMGGGDVKFIAAACSVLGIDASIWAFALALPLPIGICIWKIASNHLHRKKKLWNVHMEMPLLPILVVGFLPAYILKFGGFI; from the coding sequence ATGCAGGCTAACGGCATCCTTCAGGGGGTGCTTTTTTGTAGCCTCCTTATAGCAGCTGCTGGATGGGATTTAAAGAAAAGAATGATTCCCGACAGCATCTGTATCCTAATATTTTTGACGGGGCTGATTAACTTCAGCCCCGTCAACTTTTTAGGGGCACTGCTTTCCATCCCATTTTTTATTGTTGCATGGATTGATGAAAAGCATATGGGCGGAGGCGATGTTAAATTCATTGCCGCTGCCTGCTCAGTTTTGGGCATAGATGCTTCCATCTGGGCATTTGCCTTGGCTTTACCGCTACCCATAGGAATATGCATATGGAAAATAGCATCGAATCATCTTCACCGTAAAAAGAAACTATGGAATGTCCATATGGAAATGCCCTTGCTGCCTATATTAGTCGTAGGCTTCCTGCCGGCATACATTTTAAAATTTGGTGGATTTATTTAA
- a CDS encoding DUF6133 family protein, producing MMKEFIINMKKRIAHTANYMNTGIQSLPAKLQIFKMRSQAVLVSNRAEGYIDTAVKILIAVVLGALLLAGLYALLEGTVLPTLVQRIKEMFNYAG from the coding sequence ATGATGAAAGAATTCATTATCAATATGAAAAAAAGGATCGCCCATACCGCAAACTATATGAACACCGGCATCCAGTCCTTGCCTGCAAAATTGCAGATTTTTAAAATGAGAAGCCAAGCAGTGCTTGTCAGTAATCGTGCGGAAGGCTATATTGACACAGCAGTTAAGATTCTGATTGCCGTTGTGCTTGGGGCTCTGCTCCTTGCAGGACTTTATGCCTTGCTGGAGGGTACTGTGCTTCCGACCTTGGTTCAGCGAATCAAAGAAATGTTTAACTATGCAGGCTAA
- a CDS encoding S-layer homology domain-containing protein, translating into MSTKIKRPTSFLLILCVVLSLFAGSAYAAHRYFEDAKGHWAEEAINILAEKGVIAGYPDGLVHPDNIITRAEFATLIARTMELPKSTDKDITIHFTDIPGHWSESDVEALVIAGIIQKGDFSNKFLPDEPITRMEMIRMLVRAMGKENHDPSCPCMLGFLDESQLNEEQKAYICTGKHYHIIDGYPDGTVRPVKNATRGEAFEMLVDTEKAKEQIKNEEPEKPSVTEPEEKSSGSGGSSYVPTPQFSFLLPETAYTTDEIEIKPNSRYVSSILWTVQRDGVPMELTDVIKGELTADGGKVQFLQAGNFTLTATVKNSRGVTASHEQAIEIYPVVSAGFKLPETAHTDTAVAVELSTENLGINEVVWLLEKDGTAIDITEGILGELNSQGGTVMFKEKGNYVLNAAITDGLGKTVNASDTINVYPVSEVKLELPAVSHTDKTIAMQTETKEADGLTIAFTLSRNGEPANISTFIEGNLTKGSVRFKEKGVYTLTASVTDITGRVFADTATITVYPVGSAGFYLPEIFHTDKSVTVEAVFNEIGSDIAAWSLTRDGKEIALSDAAIGALSNTGGSLQFKEKGSYFLKAEFTDEGGRSYSYEQSFNVYPVPTVSFSLPRYAHTDTDIVVNTNSANLDGLAIEWLVDNTYGFQDWNTFIDGCLANNGGTIRFKRAGIYELVARLTDETGRVFLFEPGGKCEVLPVLTIGFELPGLAYTDTVIDLRTFGNNNVLPVEWTVEKDGKSISLSETFSGNLNAQGGKINFKSHGEYVLTATMTDYLGRSFSNSQRVNILPVMKYTFTIPETIHYGTNFTVAVKDAQHIDGYTAVWKLQKDSEDSIFQGTLDNNGGSISIHDVGDFMLTATITDSAGRTISHSESITVTNIPPDAPTVTATPSRTVQDGKFFVDIKADTTDPDGDAVILEYDGVSADGYYIPGTHTIRVRAKDIAGAYSPWAEKSFTITSSAPTVTLTATPTRTAKDGKFFVDITAKASDADGDSTTLEWENKTADDYYAVGTHTIRVRAKDSTKLYSEWVSKTFTIANSAPLTPVITRTPNGNSVAPGIPVTITAASSDPDGDAVTLVWENRNAKTQVYPLGRNLVRVKAVDTAGVESPWAAIVFFVADSNGGGGMTLTGPDSVILENGLEGATITEYTFTVPPVSGHSGSDFGRVRGLNKLTGQWDQLDYGTTSNGITFSRTLGAGVYTQLEFYYYTNHNCMYNKSNITYSVTYHFE; encoded by the coding sequence ATGAGTACAAAGATAAAAAGACCTACCAGCTTTTTGCTGATACTATGTGTAGTGCTTTCGCTATTTGCAGGAAGTGCCTATGCAGCCCATCGGTACTTTGAAGATGCCAAAGGGCATTGGGCAGAGGAAGCTATAAATATCCTTGCGGAAAAAGGTGTAATTGCAGGCTATCCCGATGGTTTGGTACACCCCGACAATATTATTACAAGGGCAGAGTTTGCAACTTTGATAGCAAGGACAATGGAACTGCCAAAGTCCACAGACAAGGATATCACAATCCACTTTACTGACATTCCAGGGCATTGGTCCGAATCGGATGTAGAGGCTCTTGTCATTGCAGGCATTATTCAAAAAGGTGATTTTAGCAATAAGTTTTTGCCTGATGAACCTATCACCCGAATGGAAATGATCCGTATGCTGGTGAGGGCTATGGGCAAGGAAAATCATGATCCCTCCTGTCCCTGTATGCTTGGATTCTTAGATGAGAGCCAGCTTAACGAGGAACAAAAGGCATACATCTGTACCGGCAAGCATTACCACATTATAGATGGATATCCGGACGGCACAGTTCGCCCCGTTAAGAACGCAACTCGTGGTGAAGCCTTTGAGATGCTGGTGGATACAGAAAAGGCTAAGGAACAGATTAAAAATGAAGAACCGGAAAAACCGTCTGTTACAGAACCAGAGGAAAAATCTTCAGGCAGCGGCGGCTCTTCCTATGTACCGACACCTCAGTTTTCCTTCCTTTTGCCGGAAACTGCCTACACAACCGATGAAATTGAAATAAAGCCAAACAGCCGCTATGTCAGTAGCATCTTGTGGACAGTTCAAAGAGATGGTGTCCCTATGGAGCTAACAGATGTTATCAAAGGTGAGCTGACGGCAGATGGCGGAAAAGTGCAGTTTTTACAAGCCGGTAATTTCACCCTTACCGCAACTGTTAAAAACAGTCGTGGTGTTACGGCAAGTCATGAGCAGGCTATTGAAATTTATCCGGTGGTTTCAGCAGGTTTCAAATTGCCTGAGACAGCACACACCGATACAGCTGTTGCCGTAGAGCTTTCAACTGAAAACCTTGGAATTAATGAAGTGGTTTGGTTACTGGAAAAAGACGGCACAGCTATAGATATCACGGAAGGTATCTTAGGGGAGCTAAACTCCCAAGGCGGCACAGTGATGTTCAAAGAAAAAGGTAATTATGTATTGAACGCTGCTATCACTGACGGACTTGGCAAAACAGTTAATGCCTCCGATACCATCAATGTCTACCCTGTTTCAGAAGTAAAGCTTGAATTGCCTGCTGTTTCCCATACAGACAAAACCATTGCTATGCAGACAGAAACCAAGGAAGCAGACGGCTTAACCATAGCCTTCACTCTGAGTCGAAACGGTGAACCTGCCAATATCAGTACATTTATAGAAGGGAATCTCACTAAAGGCAGTGTTCGCTTCAAGGAAAAAGGCGTGTATACCCTGACAGCCTCTGTCACCGATATAACGGGCAGGGTGTTTGCCGATACGGCCACGATCACGGTATATCCTGTTGGCTCAGCCGGGTTTTATTTGCCCGAAATCTTCCATACGGATAAAAGCGTTACGGTGGAGGCAGTCTTTAATGAAATTGGCAGTGATATCGCCGCTTGGTCATTAACTCGTGACGGAAAAGAAATTGCTCTATCTGATGCGGCCATAGGTGCACTCAGTAATACGGGAGGTAGTCTGCAATTTAAGGAAAAGGGCAGCTACTTTTTAAAGGCAGAGTTTACCGATGAAGGTGGCAGAAGTTATAGCTATGAACAAAGCTTCAATGTATATCCTGTGCCAACTGTAAGCTTTAGTCTGCCAAGGTACGCACACACCGATACTGATATTGTAGTCAATACCAATTCCGCTAATCTGGATGGTCTTGCCATTGAATGGCTGGTGGATAACACCTATGGTTTTCAGGATTGGAACACCTTTATAGACGGCTGTCTTGCTAATAACGGCGGTACTATCAGGTTCAAACGAGCCGGTATCTATGAGTTAGTGGCAAGGCTCACCGATGAAACAGGCAGGGTATTCTTATTTGAACCGGGCGGCAAGTGTGAAGTCTTACCCGTACTGACAATCGGATTTGAACTTCCGGGGCTTGCCTATACCGATACGGTCATTGATCTGCGCACCTTCGGAAACAACAATGTGCTTCCGGTGGAATGGACAGTAGAAAAAGACGGTAAGAGCATTTCATTAAGTGAAACATTCAGCGGCAATCTTAATGCCCAAGGCGGCAAAATCAACTTTAAGTCTCATGGAGAATATGTCCTTACTGCTACCATGACCGATTATCTCGGCCGCAGCTTTTCTAACAGCCAAAGGGTAAATATATTGCCGGTGATGAAGTACACATTTACAATCCCTGAAACAATCCATTATGGAACAAATTTCACTGTAGCCGTTAAAGATGCCCAGCATATTGACGGTTATACCGCAGTCTGGAAGCTGCAAAAGGATAGTGAAGATAGCATATTCCAAGGTACACTCGATAACAACGGCGGCAGTATTTCTATCCACGATGTAGGCGATTTTATGCTGACCGCAACTATTACCGACAGTGCCGGACGAACCATCAGTCATTCCGAAAGTATTACCGTTACAAACATCCCTCCCGATGCACCAACGGTGACGGCAACTCCTTCCCGAACTGTACAGGACGGAAAATTCTTTGTGGATATCAAAGCTGATACCACTGATCCTGATGGGGATGCGGTGATCTTGGAATACGATGGAGTATCAGCCGATGGCTACTATATCCCAGGTACCCACACAATTCGTGTCAGGGCAAAGGACATTGCAGGAGCGTATTCTCCTTGGGCAGAAAAAAGCTTTACCATCACAAGTTCAGCCCCTACGGTAACACTGACGGCAACCCCTACCAGAACCGCTAAAGACGGTAAGTTTTTCGTAGATATCACTGCCAAGGCAAGCGATGCTGACGGCGATTCAACCACCTTGGAATGGGAAAACAAAACCGCAGATGATTACTACGCTGTGGGCACCCATACAATCCGTGTCCGTGCCAAAGACAGCACAAAACTATATTCGGAATGGGTATCTAAGACATTCACCATTGCAAACTCTGCACCCCTAACCCCGGTTATCACAAGAACACCAAACGGCAATAGTGTAGCACCGGGAATCCCTGTCACCATCACAGCTGCAAGCTCAGACCCGGATGGCGATGCAGTAACTCTTGTCTGGGAAAACAGAAATGCCAAAACACAAGTTTATCCCCTGGGAAGAAATCTGGTACGAGTAAAAGCGGTTGATACAGCAGGGGTTGAGTCGCCATGGGCAGCCATTGTGTTCTTTGTAGCCGATTCCAACGGCGGCGGAGGCATGACACTTACCGGTCCTGATTCAGTCATATTAGAAAATGGACTTGAAGGTGCTACTATAACCGAATACACATTCACAGTTCCGCCGGTTTCCGGTCACAGCGGCTCTGACTTCGGAAGAGTGAGGGGCTTAAATAAGCTTACAGGACAGTGGGATCAACTGGACTACGGCACTACTTCAAACGGCATTACATTCAGCCGTACCCTTGGTGCAGGTGTATATACTCAGCTGGAGTTTTACTATTATACGAATCACAACTGCATGTATAACAAGAGCAATATCACCTATTCGGTAACTTATCATTTTGAGTAA
- a CDS encoding SpoVG family protein produces the protein MPKTAAQAATKQELPQENPMQFNVRIYPVKTDGTLKANASVNINGFFAVSKVRILEGTKGLFVSMPQYKGQNGEYKDICFPCTKEAKQAFDKAVLSAYEQTMAQKQSKEQVQEAPKQEQSQQMAGM, from the coding sequence ATGCCAAAAACAGCAGCACAAGCAGCCACTAAGCAGGAGCTGCCGCAAGAAAACCCGATGCAGTTTAATGTGCGCATTTATCCTGTGAAAACAGACGGTACACTGAAAGCCAATGCATCGGTCAATATCAACGGATTTTTTGCCGTATCTAAAGTCCGCATTTTAGAGGGTACAAAAGGCCTGTTTGTATCCATGCCCCAATATAAAGGGCAAAACGGAGAATACAAAGACATCTGCTTTCCCTGCACGAAGGAGGCAAAGCAAGCCTTTGATAAAGCAGTGCTTTCTGCCTATGAGCAGACGATGGCACAAAAGCAGTCCAAGGAACAGGTGCAAGAAGCTCCAAAACAAGAACAAAGCCAGCAGATGGCCGGAATGTAA
- a CDS encoding YodL domain-containing protein, which yields MQGIKEKGGVVFYYGNPAGYVNKENAIMDSIFQNEELESWLQKKGLVPQWTDGVMERLLVGEQIAGSIEAAVSLKNVRIWQLKPDTDVYMKFIGLDEMISQFGDPSPEHYGIVYDGQLETNDLEAIYTRCNINHPPGYRGHSLSMSDVVELYDEEGSEYHYCDRFGFKQIAFEEDGQIKGMAESMSQSF from the coding sequence ATGCAAGGTATAAAAGAGAAAGGCGGTGTCGTTTTTTATTATGGCAATCCTGCCGGATACGTCAATAAAGAAAATGCCATTATGGACTCTATCTTTCAAAATGAAGAACTGGAAAGTTGGCTGCAAAAGAAAGGATTAGTTCCACAGTGGACAGATGGTGTCATGGAACGGCTTCTTGTCGGGGAACAGATTGCAGGCAGTATAGAGGCCGCTGTATCTCTGAAAAATGTTCGTATCTGGCAGCTTAAGCCTGATACGGATGTGTATATGAAATTTATCGGCTTGGATGAAATGATAAGCCAATTTGGAGACCCTTCTCCGGAGCATTACGGCATCGTGTACGATGGACAGCTTGAAACAAACGACCTTGAAGCTATTTACACCCGCTGCAATATAAATCATCCTCCCGGATATAGGGGGCATTCGCTGTCTATGTCCGATGTGGTGGAACTATATGACGAGGAAGGCAGTGAATATCATTACTGCGACCGTTTCGGATTTAAGCAGATTGCTTTTGAAGAAGATGGTCAAATCAAGGGCATGGCAGAGTCCATGTCACAATCATTTTAG